From Afipia carboxidovorans OM5, one genomic window encodes:
- a CDS encoding heavy metal translocating P-type ATPase yields the protein MTQSDAFTIRMRVEGMDCASCAVKIENALRRIPGVAEVKVSVSGGTVTVRNDRLNAEAIKTQIVRLGYTVTGSREFKGEADQRDAVEVSTSTGKSAHSHTHESDDDDKPWWRTRKSALTIASGAALAVAFVVGKASPAIEQWAFLLAMMVGLIPIAKRAVVAAIAGTPFSIEMLMTIAAVGAIVIGATEEAAAVVFLFLIGELLEGVAASRARASIRNLGDLVPKTALVEDNGRLREVQAESLEVGATIHVRPGDRIPADGAILSGDSSIDEAPVTGESTPVRKGPDEVVFAGTVNGDGLLRIRVTAAATDNTIARIVRLVEEAQESKAPTERFIDRFSRYYTPGVVVVAALVAIIPPWWFGADWGGWIYKGLAILLIGCPCALVISTPAAIAASLAAGARSGLLMKGGAVLERIGRITVACFDKTGTLTAGKPQVTDVIGFVRPETDVLQVAAALESGSSHPLAIAILALASEKGIHVSSAEDSKAIGGKGVQANVEGKKVFLGSPAAVGEISGLTADQIAQIEALNDEGKTVSVLLIGDEIAGAIAMRDEPRSDAKDGLKQLTAAGIRTLMLTGDNRRTATAIGNRLGIEVKAELLPHDKQRLVTDLQRSGQSVAKVGDGINDAPALAAADVGIAMGGGTDVALETADAAILNGRVGDVAAMVALSKRTMTNIHQNIAVALGLKAAFLVTTIAGVTGLWPAILADTGATVLVTLNALRLLSPKDRSRS from the coding sequence ATGACGCAGTCTGATGCATTCACGATCCGCATGCGGGTGGAAGGAATGGATTGCGCGAGTTGCGCGGTCAAGATTGAGAACGCGCTTCGGCGTATACCCGGCGTTGCGGAGGTAAAAGTATCGGTTTCGGGCGGCACGGTTACCGTTCGAAATGATCGATTGAATGCCGAGGCGATAAAGACTCAGATTGTCAGGCTCGGTTATACGGTAACGGGCTCCCGGGAGTTCAAAGGCGAAGCGGACCAGAGAGATGCCGTTGAAGTATCGACCTCAACCGGAAAGAGCGCTCATTCTCATACACATGAGAGTGATGATGACGACAAGCCATGGTGGCGGACAAGAAAAAGCGCTTTGACCATCGCTTCCGGGGCAGCTTTGGCCGTCGCCTTCGTGGTCGGAAAAGCCAGCCCGGCGATCGAGCAGTGGGCATTTCTGCTCGCGATGATGGTCGGACTCATTCCGATCGCAAAGCGTGCAGTTGTTGCCGCGATTGCCGGAACGCCGTTCTCGATCGAAATGCTGATGACGATTGCTGCGGTTGGAGCAATCGTCATCGGTGCGACCGAAGAGGCGGCAGCGGTGGTGTTTCTGTTCTTGATCGGAGAATTGTTGGAGGGGGTCGCTGCCAGCCGCGCCCGCGCAAGCATCCGGAATCTCGGTGATCTCGTTCCCAAAACAGCTCTCGTCGAAGACAATGGCCGACTCCGAGAGGTGCAGGCCGAGAGCCTTGAGGTCGGAGCAACAATCCATGTCAGGCCGGGTGACCGAATCCCGGCCGATGGAGCGATCCTGTCAGGGGATAGCTCGATCGACGAAGCCCCCGTTACGGGCGAAAGTACGCCGGTTCGGAAAGGTCCTGATGAGGTTGTTTTCGCAGGAACGGTAAATGGCGATGGCCTTTTACGCATTCGGGTAACCGCCGCCGCAACAGACAACACCATCGCGCGAATTGTCCGTCTCGTCGAGGAAGCCCAAGAATCAAAGGCACCCACGGAACGGTTCATCGATCGCTTTTCCCGCTATTACACCCCCGGCGTGGTGGTGGTCGCGGCACTGGTCGCGATCATTCCTCCGTGGTGGTTCGGCGCAGATTGGGGCGGTTGGATCTACAAGGGGTTGGCAATCCTCCTGATAGGCTGTCCTTGCGCCCTCGTTATATCGACGCCAGCAGCAATCGCCGCGAGCCTCGCCGCCGGTGCCCGCAGCGGTCTCCTCATGAAGGGAGGTGCCGTTCTTGAACGCATTGGCAGAATTACGGTTGCTTGCTTTGACAAGACGGGCACGCTGACCGCCGGCAAACCCCAAGTGACGGATGTCATCGGCTTCGTTCGTCCGGAGACGGACGTGTTGCAAGTCGCAGCCGCGCTGGAATCCGGATCAAGCCATCCACTCGCCATCGCAATCCTGGCATTGGCGTCCGAAAAGGGCATTCACGTTTCCTCCGCCGAGGATTCTAAAGCGATCGGAGGGAAGGGCGTTCAGGCAAACGTCGAAGGAAAGAAAGTTTTCCTCGGATCGCCCGCAGCCGTCGGGGAAATATCGGGTTTGACCGCAGACCAAATTGCCCAGATCGAAGCACTTAACGATGAAGGCAAAACCGTTTCCGTGCTTTTGATCGGAGATGAGATCGCCGGCGCCATTGCCATGCGTGATGAGCCGCGTTCGGACGCGAAGGACGGTCTTAAGCAACTGACAGCGGCAGGTATCCGCACTTTGATGCTGACCGGCGACAATCGACGTACCGCAACAGCAATCGGCAACAGGTTAGGCATTGAGGTCAAAGCGGAACTGCTGCCGCATGACAAGCAGCGCCTGGTAACCGACCTACAAAGGAGCGGACAGTCTGTTGCAAAGGTCGGAGATGGCATTAACGACGCGCCCGCCTTGGCGGCGGCAGATGTTGGAATTGCTATGGGAGGAGGTACGGATGTCGCTTTGGAAACGGCCGATGCCGCGATTCTGAACGGAAGAGTTGGCGACGTCGCGGCAATGGTCGCTCTATCCAAGCGGACTATGACGAACATTCACCAAAACATTGCCGTTGCTCTCGGGTTAAAGGCGGCATTCCTAGTCACGACCATTGCCGGTGTGACAGGCCTTTGGCCTGCGATCCTTGCCGATACTGGAGCAACCGTCTTGGTGACTCTTAATGCGTTGCGCCTGCTTTCGCCAAAGGACCGAAGTCGATCTTGA
- a CDS encoding PilZ domain-containing protein yields the protein MAERRQEGRKKVFKAGTISFRGAAIDCVVRNLSSSGALLNVESPLGIPTHFLLLIPAESFKRECHITWIKDKQIGVRFNRSTS from the coding sequence ATGGCGGAGCGTCGACAGGAAGGACGAAAGAAAGTGTTCAAGGCTGGGACGATTTCATTTCGAGGAGCCGCCATTGACTGTGTTGTACGGAATCTCAGTTCGAGCGGTGCGTTGCTGAACGTAGAATCGCCACTCGGAATTCCGACGCACTTCCTGCTACTGATTCCAGCGGAATCGTTCAAACGCGAGTGCCACATCACCTGGATCAAGGATAAGCAGATTGGCGTTCGCTTCAACCGATCGACCAGTTAG
- a CDS encoding cation diffusion facilitator family transporter — protein MHGGGSVGTAAARHANRLGWALGLTATYMFAEIIGGLVTGSLALLADAAHMLTDVGGLALALLAIRFAAREATPQRTYGYLRMEVLSALTNAVVLLLLTVYILYEAYKRFMSPPEILSGPMLAVAVVGLAVNLVSMRLLAAGSSESLNVKGAYFEVLGDMLGSVGVIVAALLMMWKGWWLADPIIGAGIGLFIVPRTWVLLKQVTHILMEGVPPNVDVTALERKLASIQAVTAVHDLHVWTITSGFDAMSCHVVVDDLAAGRKVLQEVRRIMREEFGIDHVTVQIEDEESRANEAVLHI, from the coding sequence ATGCACGGTGGAGGAAGCGTTGGAACGGCCGCAGCTCGTCATGCGAACAGGTTAGGTTGGGCGCTTGGACTGACCGCGACGTATATGTTTGCTGAGATCATTGGCGGACTGGTTACCGGAAGTCTCGCTCTATTGGCGGACGCCGCGCACATGTTGACCGACGTGGGTGGTCTAGCGCTCGCCCTTCTGGCTATCCGTTTTGCAGCGCGTGAGGCGACGCCACAGCGGACCTATGGCTATCTGCGAATGGAGGTGCTGTCCGCGCTGACGAATGCTGTCGTCCTTCTTTTGCTGACTGTCTACATCCTCTACGAAGCCTACAAGCGCTTCATGTCTCCCCCGGAAATTCTGAGCGGTCCTATGTTGGCGGTGGCTGTCGTCGGTCTTGCCGTCAATCTGGTCAGCATGCGGCTGCTGGCGGCAGGTTCATCCGAAAGCCTGAACGTAAAGGGAGCCTACTTTGAGGTCCTGGGTGACATGCTTGGGTCGGTTGGAGTGATCGTTGCGGCCTTGTTGATGATGTGGAAAGGCTGGTGGCTTGCTGATCCGATCATCGGTGCCGGAATCGGCCTATTCATCGTACCTCGAACATGGGTTTTGTTGAAACAGGTTACGCACATTCTTATGGAAGGCGTTCCGCCGAATGTCGACGTCACGGCACTTGAGCGCAAGCTCGCGAGTATCCAAGCAGTGACTGCCGTACATGATTTGCATGTTTGGACGATCACCTCCGGATTTGACGCGATGAGTTGTCACGTTGTTGTCGATGACCTCGCGGCAGGTCGGAAAGTGTTGCAGGAAGTTCGTCGGATCATGAGAGAGGAGTTCGGCATTGATCACGTGACGGTTCAGATCGAGGACGAAGAGTCGCGTGCGAACGAAGCCGTTCTTCATATCTGA
- a CDS encoding LysR substrate-binding domain-containing protein, whose protein sequence is MDLRHLRYIVASARNGSFSAAAHEFNVRQPIISKRIKEAEDELTVALFVRSTSGARLTPAGEEFVVDARRIIEDFDRLAERAKASGAGTLGRIVVGLYKSLSQGALRTFIDEFRERYPDVDLELLEAPFAEIIAGLHSGRVDAAIILGDTGKCEVLGSLALWSEHLMVALPLGHPLADKSVIYWSELKGERFIIGHHDPGPDIRDILLRHLAAPSDRPEIVTLRLNRDNILSEVGSGKGISLQCESASGLTGLGVVFRPLHDGNGATRVGYIVCWKPDNINPVLNTLRNALKEAMLIRP, encoded by the coding sequence TTGGACCTGCGTCATTTGCGCTATATCGTTGCCAGTGCTCGCAACGGCAGCTTTAGCGCCGCCGCGCATGAGTTCAATGTGAGGCAGCCGATTATCAGCAAGCGCATCAAGGAGGCTGAGGATGAGCTTACGGTCGCGTTGTTCGTTCGTTCGACCTCAGGTGCCCGTCTAACGCCCGCCGGAGAGGAGTTCGTCGTCGACGCGCGCCGGATCATTGAAGATTTCGACCGTCTTGCCGAGCGCGCGAAAGCAAGTGGCGCCGGCACGCTTGGGCGGATCGTTGTCGGTTTATACAAATCGCTCTCGCAAGGCGCGTTGCGCACATTCATCGACGAATTCCGCGAACGCTATCCCGACGTTGATCTTGAGCTGCTCGAAGCGCCGTTCGCGGAGATTATCGCCGGCCTTCATTCCGGACGGGTCGACGCCGCGATTATCCTGGGCGACACCGGCAAGTGCGAGGTTCTCGGGTCCCTCGCGCTCTGGTCGGAGCATCTCATGGTGGCGTTGCCGCTGGGGCATCCGCTTGCGGACAAATCCGTCATCTATTGGTCGGAACTGAAGGGCGAGCGATTCATCATTGGCCACCACGATCCCGGCCCCGATATCCGGGACATTCTGCTCCGCCATCTGGCTGCACCTTCGGACCGCCCTGAAATCGTCACCCTCCGTCTCAACCGCGATAATATTCTCAGCGAAGTGGGCAGCGGCAAAGGCATCAGCCTGCAATGTGAATCCGCGTCGGGCTTAACCGGCCTCGGCGTCGTCTTCCGGCCTCTGCATGACGGCAACGGCGCCACGCGCGTCGGTTATATCGTTTGCTGGAAGCCGGACAACATCAATCCGGTCCTGAATACCCTCCGCAATGCGCTCAAAGAGGCGATGTTGATTCGGCCCTGA
- the trbB gene encoding P-type conjugative transfer ATPase TrbB produces the protein MAGHHHSNEGLSRGARMLRTALGPAIARYLEDAGIVEVMLNPDGRLWVDRLREGLVATDDVLTPADGERIVRLVAHHVGAEVHPGSPRVSAELPETGERFEGLLPPVVMAPTFAIRKPAVAVFTLADYVAANIMTAAQADVLRLAVERRKNILVAGGTSTGKTTLTNALLAEVAKTSDRVVLIEDTRELQCAAPNLVALRTKDGVASLSDLVKSSLRLRPDRIPVGEVRGSEALDLLKAWGTGHPGGIGTIHANTAIGALRRLEQLVQEAVVTVPRALIAETIDIVAVLSGRGAERRLAEIAHVDGLDPATGDYHTLNALLPSPAFPKGDLE, from the coding sequence ATGGCGGGTCATCACCACAGCAATGAAGGATTGTCGCGCGGCGCAAGGATGCTGCGCACCGCGCTTGGTCCGGCGATCGCCCGCTACCTTGAGGACGCAGGCATTGTCGAAGTGATGTTGAATCCGGACGGCCGGCTATGGGTCGACCGGCTGCGCGAAGGTCTTGTCGCCACTGACGACGTGCTGACCCCGGCCGATGGAGAGCGCATCGTGCGCCTGGTCGCGCATCATGTCGGCGCCGAGGTGCATCCCGGCTCGCCTCGCGTCTCGGCTGAGCTGCCGGAGACCGGCGAACGCTTCGAGGGATTGCTTCCGCCCGTCGTCATGGCGCCCACCTTTGCGATCCGCAAACCCGCGGTCGCCGTGTTCACGCTCGCCGATTACGTCGCAGCGAACATCATGACCGCAGCGCAGGCTGACGTACTCAGGCTCGCGGTCGAGCGTCGTAAGAACATATTGGTCGCAGGTGGCACTTCGACCGGAAAGACCACGCTGACCAACGCGCTGTTGGCAGAGGTGGCAAAGACCTCCGACCGCGTGGTGCTGATCGAAGATACCCGCGAGCTGCAATGCGCCGCGCCGAATCTTGTCGCGCTGCGGACCAAGGACGGCGTCGCCTCGCTCTCCGATCTAGTGAAATCATCGCTGCGCCTGCGTCCCGATCGTATTCCGGTCGGCGAGGTGCGGGGCAGCGAAGCGCTCGACCTTCTCAAAGCCTGGGGGACCGGACATCCCGGCGGCATCGGCACCATCCACGCCAACACGGCGATCGGCGCGCTGCGTCGGCTGGAGCAACTCGTGCAGGAGGCCGTCGTCACGGTGCCGCGTGCCCTGATCGCCGAGACCATCGACATCGTCGCCGTTCTTTCAGGCCGCGGCGCCGAACGGCGTCTTGCCGAGATCGCTCATGTTGACGGGCTCGATCCGGCCACCGGCGACTATCACACGCTCAACGCGCTGCTCCCATCCCCGGCATTTCCGAAAGGAGACCTTGAATGA
- a CDS encoding TrbC/VirB2 family protein, with the protein MTLLALSRVRRRLTDATVLAATTLLMAAPAHASGSSMPWEEPLQKILESIEGPVAKIVAVIIIITTGLTLAFGDTGGGFRKLIQIVFGLSIAFAASSFFLSFFSFGGGALV; encoded by the coding sequence ATGACCTTGCTTGCCTTGTCTCGTGTGCGCCGTCGCTTGACCGATGCGACCGTGCTCGCCGCGACCACGCTGTTGATGGCGGCGCCGGCCCATGCCTCCGGTTCGTCGATGCCATGGGAAGAACCGCTGCAAAAAATCCTCGAATCCATCGAGGGGCCGGTGGCTAAGATCGTGGCGGTCATCATCATCATCACCACCGGCCTCACGCTCGCCTTCGGCGATACGGGTGGCGGGTTCCGCAAGCTGATTCAGATCGTATTCGGCCTGTCGATCGCCTTCGCGGCCAGCTCTTTCTTCTTGAGTTTCTTCAGCTTCGGCGGCGGAGCGCTGGTGTGA
- a CDS encoding VirB3 family type IV secretion system protein translates to MEEDVRGFFAPVHRALTEPILLGGAPRTVAIANGTLAGAVGLGLRLWIAGLVIWAIGHFAAIWAAKRDAQFVDVGRRHLRYPAHMDV, encoded by the coding sequence ATGGAGGAAGACGTCCGCGGCTTCTTCGCGCCGGTGCATCGCGCGCTCACCGAGCCGATCCTGCTCGGCGGTGCGCCGCGCACGGTCGCCATCGCCAACGGCACGCTCGCAGGCGCGGTCGGGCTCGGCCTGCGCCTGTGGATCGCGGGCCTCGTCATCTGGGCGATCGGGCATTTCGCCGCGATATGGGCGGCGAAGCGTGACGCGCAGTTCGTCGACGTCGGCCGCCGGCACCTGCGTTACCCGGCGCACATGGACGTGTGA
- the trbE gene encoding conjugal transfer protein TrbE codes for MLNLAEYRKKSAQLADFLPWAALVAPGVVLNKDGSFQRTARFRGPDLDSATPAELVGTTARLNNALRRLGSGWAIFVEAQRHPATDYPESLFPDSASALLDIERREQFEDSGVLFESSYFLTFAWLPPAEETSRMEAWLYEGREHGGVDPWELLKNFVDRTDRVLNLVEGFVPEADWLDDAETLTYLHSTISTKRHQVRVPETPMHLDALLADQPLAGGLEPRLGDFHVRTLTIIGFPTTTFPGILDDLNRLAFVYRWSTRAIMLDKTDATRLVTKIRRQWFAKRKSVAAILKEVMTNEQSVLLDTDAANKAADADAALQDLGSDQVGEVYVTATVTVWSADRAVADERLRLVEKVIQSHDFTCIVEGVNAIEAWLGSIPGQTYANVRQPPISTLNLAHMMPLSAVWAGPARDEHLGAPPLFYAKTEGATPFRFALHIGDVGHTMIVGPTGAGKSVLLALMALQFRRYHHSQVFVFDFGGSIRAATLAMGGDWLDLGGSLTEDAESTSVSLQPLALIHHVPERAWAADWLVDILLREGVAITPEVKEYIWAALTSLASAPVEERTITGLTVLLQSSVLKQALRPYCIGGAHGRLLDAEHEHLGTATVQAFETEGLIGTKAAPAVLSYLFHRIEARFDGRPSLLVIDEGWRALDDGGFADKIKEWLKTLRKKNVSVVFSSQSLADIEASPIAPVLVESCPTRIFLANERAIEPQIMTVYERFGLNARQIEIIARATPKRDYYCQSRRGNRLFELGLGAVALALCASSDKAAHALIDELLRDGARPYFLEAWLYANDLAWAGDLVPNLTNVIDAIDASAATRQPPRITPSEQERPS; via the coding sequence ATGCTGAATCTCGCCGAATACCGGAAAAAGAGCGCGCAGCTTGCGGACTTTCTGCCCTGGGCCGCGCTGGTTGCGCCGGGCGTCGTGCTCAACAAGGACGGATCGTTTCAACGGACGGCGCGATTTCGGGGTCCCGATCTCGACAGCGCGACGCCAGCCGAGCTGGTCGGTACGACAGCGCGGCTTAACAATGCCTTGCGCCGTCTCGGCTCCGGCTGGGCGATCTTCGTCGAGGCGCAGCGCCATCCCGCCACCGACTATCCGGAAAGTCTGTTTCCGGACTCCGCATCCGCGCTCCTCGATATCGAGCGCCGCGAGCAGTTCGAGGACTCCGGCGTCCTGTTCGAGTCGAGTTACTTCCTCACCTTCGCCTGGCTGCCGCCTGCCGAGGAAACCTCGCGCATGGAAGCCTGGCTCTATGAGGGCCGCGAGCACGGCGGCGTCGATCCGTGGGAACTGCTGAAAAATTTTGTCGACCGGACCGACCGCGTGCTCAACCTGGTCGAAGGCTTTGTGCCGGAAGCCGACTGGCTCGATGACGCCGAGACGCTGACCTACCTACATTCGACCATCTCGACCAAGCGGCATCAGGTGCGCGTGCCCGAGACGCCGATGCACTTGGACGCGCTGCTGGCCGATCAGCCGCTTGCCGGCGGGCTGGAACCGCGGCTTGGCGATTTCCATGTCCGCACGCTCACCATCATCGGATTCCCGACCACGACATTCCCCGGAATTCTCGACGACCTCAACCGGCTCGCCTTCGTCTATCGCTGGTCGACGCGCGCCATCATGCTCGACAAGACGGATGCGACGCGGCTGGTCACGAAGATTAGGCGGCAATGGTTTGCCAAGCGCAAAAGCGTTGCCGCGATCCTGAAAGAGGTGATGACGAACGAGCAGTCGGTGTTGCTGGACACTGACGCGGCCAACAAGGCCGCCGATGCCGACGCGGCCTTGCAGGACCTCGGCTCCGATCAGGTCGGCGAAGTCTATGTCACCGCGACCGTCACCGTGTGGAGCGCCGATCGCGCCGTCGCCGACGAACGACTGCGGCTGGTCGAAAAGGTCATCCAGTCGCACGACTTCACCTGCATCGTCGAAGGCGTCAATGCCATCGAAGCCTGGCTCGGCTCCATCCCCGGCCAGACCTACGCGAACGTCCGCCAACCGCCGATCTCGACGCTTAATTTGGCGCACATGATGCCGCTCTCCGCGGTCTGGGCCGGGCCGGCGCGGGACGAACATCTTGGCGCGCCGCCATTATTCTACGCCAAGACAGAAGGGGCGACCCCCTTCCGCTTCGCGCTGCATATCGGCGACGTCGGCCACACCATGATCGTGGGACCGACCGGGGCGGGGAAGTCGGTGCTACTCGCGCTGATGGCGCTCCAGTTCCGACGCTATCATCATTCGCAGGTGTTCGTATTCGACTTTGGCGGCAGCATTCGCGCTGCGACGCTGGCGATGGGTGGCGACTGGCTGGACCTGGGCGGTTCACTCACCGAGGACGCGGAATCCACCTCAGTTTCGCTCCAGCCGCTGGCGCTCATCCATCACGTTCCCGAACGGGCATGGGCCGCCGACTGGCTGGTCGACATTCTCCTGCGCGAAGGCGTCGCCATCACGCCGGAGGTCAAGGAGTACATCTGGGCCGCGCTGACTTCGCTAGCTTCGGCGCCGGTCGAGGAGCGCACCATCACCGGCCTGACCGTGCTGTTGCAGTCCTCGGTGCTAAAGCAGGCGCTGCGGCCATACTGCATCGGCGGCGCACATGGCCGTCTGCTCGATGCCGAGCACGAACATCTCGGCACGGCGACCGTCCAAGCCTTCGAGACCGAGGGACTTATCGGCACCAAGGCCGCGCCAGCGGTTCTCTCGTATCTGTTCCACCGCATCGAAGCCCGCTTCGACGGACGGCCGAGCCTACTCGTCATCGACGAAGGCTGGCGCGCGCTCGATGACGGCGGTTTCGCCGACAAGATCAAGGAATGGCTCAAGACGCTGCGAAAAAAGAATGTCAGCGTCGTGTTCTCCTCGCAGTCGCTTGCCGACATCGAAGCGTCGCCGATCGCGCCCGTGCTGGTCGAGAGTTGCCCGACACGCATCTTCCTCGCCAACGAACGCGCCATCGAGCCTCAGATCATGACCGTCTATGAGCGGTTCGGGCTCAATGCCCGGCAGATCGAAATCATCGCGCGGGCGACCCCGAAGCGCGACTACTACTGCCAGTCACGACGCGGCAACCGGCTGTTCGAGCTTGGTCTTGGCGCTGTCGCACTGGCGCTCTGCGCATCGTCGGACAAGGCCGCGCACGCGCTGATCGACGAGCTACTGCGCGACGGCGCACGGCCGTACTTCCTCGAAGCGTGGCTCTACGCCAACGACCTCGCCTGGGCCGGCGACCTCGTTCCCAATCTCACCAATGTCATCGATGCGATCGATGCGTCCGCCGCGACGCGTCAGCCGCCGCGCATCACGCCGTCAGAACAGGAGAGGCCATCATGA
- the trbJ gene encoding P-type conjugative transfer protein TrbJ, with translation MILSVSRLSYPRSIAAGALALVVALAPGGAVAFDIVYDPSNYAQNVLTAARALQQINNQVTSLANQTQMLINQAKQLTKLPTSVLSQIEGNFAEMKRLMGEADKLAYNVSNIEAQFSPTFQNFAAGKSDAQLAALARDRWQQSLSAYEHSLKAGAVAVQNLEGTRSQTSTLLDTSQSAVGLLQATQAGNQLLGVQARQVADLTAMLAAQGRADALENSRKAAAQEQSREQFSRFMIGSSYSPTPVRMFHD, from the coding sequence ATGATTCTGTCCGTATCCCGCCTGAGTTATCCCCGCTCGATCGCTGCGGGAGCGCTCGCGCTTGTCGTGGCGCTCGCGCCCGGCGGCGCGGTCGCATTCGACATCGTCTACGACCCGAGTAACTACGCGCAGAACGTTCTGACTGCCGCGCGCGCACTGCAACAGATCAACAATCAGGTCACTTCGCTCGCCAATCAGACGCAGATGCTCATTAATCAAGCGAAGCAGCTAACGAAGCTACCGACGTCAGTTCTCTCGCAGATTGAGGGCAATTTTGCCGAAATGAAGCGGCTGATGGGGGAGGCTGATAAGCTGGCTTACAACGTCAGCAATATCGAGGCGCAGTTCTCGCCGACCTTCCAGAACTTTGCGGCCGGCAAGTCCGACGCTCAACTTGCCGCTTTGGCACGCGATCGCTGGCAACAATCCTTGTCGGCCTACGAACATTCGCTGAAGGCGGGCGCTGTCGCTGTGCAGAACCTCGAGGGCACGCGCTCCCAGACCAGCACGCTGCTTGACACCAGCCAATCGGCCGTCGGCCTGCTCCAGGCGACGCAGGCCGGCAACCAGCTTCTCGGCGTTCAGGCACGGCAGGTTGCCGATCTCACCGCGATGCTCGCCGCACAGGGCAGGGCCGACGCTCTTGAAAACTCCCGCAAGGCCGCGGCGCAAGAGCAATCGCGCGAGCAGTTCAGCCGCTTTATGATCGGAAGCAGCTACAGCCCCACACCCGTTCGTATGTTTCACGACTGA
- the trbK-alt gene encoding putative entry exclusion protein TrbK-alt, with protein MDWRVAAKVVAVLAFATVMAACAIALRPNGPEGSPEQTVKSRGGEPDAGELLRCREIGAAALDDAGCKKAWADSRHHFLEGNAERAKP; from the coding sequence ATGGATTGGAGAGTTGCAGCCAAAGTCGTCGCTGTCCTCGCATTTGCCACTGTCATGGCCGCTTGCGCCATTGCGCTGCGTCCGAATGGACCAGAGGGATCGCCAGAACAAACCGTCAAATCCCGAGGCGGGGAGCCTGACGCTGGCGAATTGCTCCGCTGCCGCGAGATCGGCGCCGCCGCGCTCGACGACGCCGGTTGCAAGAAGGCGTGGGCCGACAGCCGCCATCATTTTCTTGAGGGCAATGCGGAGCGGGCGAAGCCATGA